A window of the Amblyraja radiata isolate CabotCenter1 chromosome 5, sAmbRad1.1.pri, whole genome shotgun sequence genome harbors these coding sequences:
- the LOC116973764 gene encoding adhesion G protein-coupled receptor F5-like, whose product MKWKSNIGTYSFKYQCEKNNRKCLNVKIGRFCIDPTYGISKAKEDARINCTNGMTGQKIKRCSTDGNYEEEEDFCVSIVINELLQITKNSTELAKQLPKLVEKLVSISKSQNNTTPGNLQASLDILHAFSTVSNGPQKPVVVEGFLSIVDSLVDFKVESAWTSVKTENKTSSSQLLKSVEDFTRLLDAPDQTFNITKPNIQLKGIKYEPGKDYQVDFNNKINNRSVTNSVFIKQNKLVELPKDSLVMSIAFLTMNDILSTPPTSNYKLNGLVVTTTTAKLKSIDITMHFMPLNTTLAQASAQCVFWNLKNEGWDTEGCKHEINGINIICQCNHLTTFSLLMSPITDFEAPLWLSVLNYVVLGTSQVSLIIGIIIEAIVWKNLTKNTTSLARHIAILNIALSLLIMNTLFCIHPFLKPKDISCKVAIYFIHFFLLALSFWMFTLGLLLLYHLVFLLRNYSRTSMMLMSFILGYTCPFIIASSVLVKGHLKDNYIEKKNCWINVKQIDIFHSFALVPLIVVGMNFLITLFAIVKMLRPAIGEKSSGQQSDKNSVKLILRCIIILTPLLGLSWLLGIIYVTPSAGNISVWKEIFRPVFDIANGLQGFFILIFGIIMDKKVRECLKQRFLPQTYTQMSSAATNSTSQSNSHS is encoded by the exons ATGAAATGGAAGTCTAACATTG GAACTTACTCCTTCAAATACCAATGTGAAAAGAATAACAGGAAATGTTTGAATGTAAAGA TTGGACGCTTCTGTATTGATCCCACCTATGGAATATCTAAGGCTAAGGAGGATGCAAGAATAAATTGCACAAATGGTATGACTGGACAGAAAATAAAAAGATGTTCTACAGATGGAAACTATGAAGAAGAGGAAGACTTCTGTGTTTCAATTGTAATCAATGAACTTCTGCAG ATCACCAAGAACTCAACTGAATTAGCTAAGCAACTTCCCAAACTGGTTGAAAAGTTAGTCAGCATTTCAAAAAGCCAGAATAACACAACACCTGGTAACCTGCAAGCCTCACTTGATATCCTCCACGCCTTTTCAACAGTCTCAAATGGACCTCAAAAGCCGGTTGTTGTGGAG GGTTTCCTTTCCATAGTGGATTCGCTGGTCGATTTCAAGGTAGAGTCTGCCTGGACCTCAGTGAAGACTGAAAACAAAACATCCAGCTCTCAATTATTAAAGTCAGTGGAAGACTTTACCAGATTATTAGATGCACCTGATCAAACTTTCAACATCACTAAACCAAATATTCAACTAAAGGGGATAAAGTATGAGCCTGGCAAAGATTATCAAGTAGATTTCAATAATAAGATAAATAACAGATCAGTAACGAATAGTGTTTTCATTAAGCAAAACAAGTTGGTGGAATTGCCCAAAGACAGTCTTGTTATGAGCATTGCATTTCTAACAATGAATGATATCCTCAGCACACCACCTACAAGTAATTACAAATTGAATGGTCTTGTtgtaacaacaacaacagcaaaaCTCAAGTCAATTGACATTACGATGCATTTCATGCCACTAAATACCACACTTGCACAAGCAAGTGCACAATGTGTATTTTGGAATCTCAAGAATGAAGGTTGGGATACAGAAGGGTGCAAACATGAAATAAATGGAATCAACATTATATGCCAGTGTAACCATCTGACAACCTTTTCTCTATTGATGTCGCCGATAACAGACTTTGAGGCACCCCTATGGTTGAGCGTGTTAAACTATGTTGTACTTGGCACAAGTCAGGTCAGTTTGATAATTGGTATTATTATAGAAGCAATTGTTTGGAAGAACCTCACCAAAAATACTACCTCACTTGCCCGTCATATTGCAATACTGAATATTGCGCTCTCTCTACTGATAATGAATACATTGTTCTGTATACACCCGTTTCTGAAGCCAAAGGACATAAGTTGTAAAGTGGCCATTTATTTTATTCACTTCTTCTTGCTTGCCTTGTCTTTTTGGATGTTCACGCTGGGCCTCCTACTTCTTTACCATTTAGTTTTTCTTCTCAGAAATTACAGCAGAACATCAATGATGCTCATGTCATTTATCCTGGGCTACACCTGTCCATTCATAATTGCTAGTTCTGTGCTTGTGAAAGGCCACTTAAAGGACAATTATATTGAAAAGAAGAATTGCTGGATTAATGTGAAGCAAATTGATATTTTCCATTCATTTGCTTTGGTGCCACTGATCGTCGTTGGAATGAATTTCCTCATTACATTATTTGCCATAGTTAAGATGCTGCGCCCAGCAATCGGGGAGAAATCCAGCGGTCAGCAAAGTGATAAAAATTCAGTCAAGCTGATTTTGAGATGCATTATCATCCTAACTCCACTTCTGGGTCTCAGCTGGTTGCTGGGAATTATATAtgtgacaccaagtgctggaaataTATCAGTTTGGAAAGAAATCTTCAGACCAGTATTTGATATTGCCAATGGGCTTCAG GGATTCTTTATTTTGATTTTTGGGATAATCATGGACAAAAAG GTACGAGAATGTCTAAAACAACGGTTCTTACCACAAACTTATACACAAATGTCG TCTGCAGCGACCAATTCAACTTCACAATCAAATTCACATTCTTAA